In Limosilactobacillus sp. WILCCON 0051, a single window of DNA contains:
- the rplS gene encoding 50S ribosomal protein L19, giving the protein MRQNQLIEKITASQLRDDIPEFRAGDTVRVHAKIVEGTRERIQIFQGVVIKRHGAGISATYTVRKISNGVGVERTFPVHSPRVAKIEVVRYGRVRRAKLYYLRERTGKSARIPERRRDVK; this is encoded by the coding sequence ATGCGTCAAAACCAATTGATTGAAAAGATCACCGCCAGCCAACTGCGCGATGACATTCCAGAATTCCGCGCCGGTGACACGGTTCGCGTCCACGCTAAGATCGTTGAAGGTACTCGTGAACGTATCCAGATCTTCCAAGGTGTCGTTATCAAGCGTCACGGTGCAGGCATTTCTGCTACTTACACTGTTCGTAAGATTAGTAACGGTGTCGGTGTTGAACGTACTTTCCCAGTTCACTCCCCACGTGTTGCTAAGATCGAAGTGGTTCGTTACGGTCGCGTTCGTCGTGCTAAGCTGTACTACCTGCGTGAACGTACTGGTAAGTCCGCTCGTATTCCTGAACGCCGTCGCGACGTTAAGTAG